CACGCCGCGGTGGCAGCACTGCGCCGCGCGGCGGCCGGACCGGTCGGCGCCGGGCCGGTCGGCTCCGGGCCGGAGGATCCTGCGGACGGTGCGCTGTCGCTTCGACTGGCGGCGTCGCTGTCGCCGGACCAGCGTTTGCGGATGCGGGGCAGGGACAGGTCGGGGGAGAGGGTGGAGCCCGCGTAGAACACTGGCTCCTTCTCTCCGTTGCGGTTGTCCGGGAGGGCGACCTTGTAGCCGAGCAGGTCGCCGGAGGGCGCGACGCGTTTGCGGATCAGCAGGCCGGCGGAGGCCAGCCGGTCGAAGAACTCCTCCTCACTGGTGGCCCCGGCGACAGCACGGCGTACGGTTTCGCGCAGTTCCTCGCGCGCCGGTTGCTCCCTGCCCTCGCGTTCGGCCTTGTGGAGTTCGGCGCTGGTGGGGCGCTTGGCGGCGGTGCCGTCCCCGGGCGCGACGCGGCGCAGCCCGCAGTCGACTTCGATGCGGCGGCATTCGGCCTGGGCGCGACGGGCCTCGTTGTGCCGACGGGGCCGGCGGCCGTCATCGCGCACAAGGGTTGCGATGATGTGGATGTGATCGTCGGCATGGCGGACGGCTGCCCACCGGCAGGCTTGCTCATCACCGTCGGGGGCGATGCCGGTGGCGGCGACCATACGGCGGGCGATGGCCGCCCAGTCCTCGTCGGACAGGATCGGATCCTCAGAGGCAGCCCGCACCGACAGATGCCACACGTGCTCCTCGGGGCGCTTGCTGGCGGGCAAGGCGTTGACGGGCTGGTCGAGCAGGCGCTGAAGCTGCTCGTAGGTGGCTTTCGGGTCGCGGCCGGGGTCGGGGGTGAGCGGGTCGAAGGCGGCCACCAGGTGCGGGTCGATGTGCTCCTCTTCGGTGCCGGGGCCGTAGAAGTAGCGGATCAGTCCGATGGTCTCGCTGCCGCGCTTGTGGATGCTGGGGATCACGCAGGGGCACCGCCGTCGCGGTGGGCGAGCAGGGCATCGGCGGCCTCCTCCATGCGTCGGGCGGCGCTTCGGACCGCCTCGGCCGCGGCATCCAGGTGGGGTGCGTCGGCGCCGGAGTTGAGGGCCTTGGCGACCTGGTTGAACAGACCGTGCATGC
The nucleotide sequence above comes from Streptomyces sp. NL15-2K. Encoded proteins:
- a CDS encoding relaxase/mobilization nuclease domain-containing protein, which gives rise to MIPSIHKRGSETIGLIRYFYGPGTEEEHIDPHLVAAFDPLTPDPGRDPKATYEQLQRLLDQPVNALPASKRPEEHVWHLSVRAASEDPILSDEDWAAIARRMVAATGIAPDGDEQACRWAAVRHADDHIHIIATLVRDDGRRPRRHNEARRAQAECRRIEVDCGLRRVAPGDGTAAKRPTSAELHKAEREGREQPAREELRETVRRAVAGATSEEEFFDRLASAGLLIRKRVAPSGDLLGYKVALPDNRNGEKEPVFYAGSTLSPDLSLPRIRKRWSGDSDAASRSDSAPSAGSSGPEPTGPAPTGPAAARRSAATAAWQALLIIDHGDDGQAAAHIAAAGEVLDALAKTSAAHTRTELREAAFAFERATRSHIKAERGHDRALRHAARDLVYSGPALGRGEDGATTAMVIDMAFFLVTAAAHWHAKKGHAQQAAAAQEAAEHLRAAYRAAADVPLGVLYQRGRGLSRTLRQRQTVRLRQAVPELADQILAEPGWHALAATLADAESAGHDPTELLTEATARRELDTAGSISDVLAWRLRRMADLPADAARMPEHTPAAAKDGSTVRRSPSRHDGPRNAR